A part of Corynebacterium mustelae genomic DNA contains:
- a CDS encoding electron transfer flavoprotein subunit beta/FixA family protein — protein sequence MPAIVVLVKNVPDTWSVRTLDSDFTLNREGVDNVLDEINEFAVEQALRLRENNPDAGYEVVALSAGPSGSEEALRKALAMGADRAVLLADPALAGSDVIGTAWALTNAINQVPDVALVVAGNASSDGAMGALPGILAEYRNQPALTSCKSVQLSGEIVRGVRETHDGDYDIEASLPAIVTVTDKADKPRFPNFKGIMAAKKAEITTLSLSEIGVAPEQVGLGHASTAVTSANARPARSQGDVIRGDAATAAQKIVDFLEAENLL from the coding sequence ATGCCCGCGATTGTGGTGTTGGTGAAAAATGTGCCAGATACCTGGTCAGTTCGGACGCTGGATTCGGACTTCACCCTGAACCGGGAGGGGGTGGATAACGTGCTTGATGAAATCAACGAATTTGCCGTTGAACAGGCCCTCCGGTTGCGTGAGAATAATCCTGATGCTGGTTACGAAGTTGTTGCGTTATCGGCTGGCCCGAGCGGGTCAGAAGAAGCACTACGAAAAGCCTTGGCTATGGGGGCGGATCGAGCGGTCTTGCTGGCGGATCCAGCGCTAGCCGGATCGGATGTTATTGGAACGGCTTGGGCATTGACTAATGCCATTAACCAGGTTCCCGATGTGGCGCTTGTTGTAGCGGGTAATGCCTCCTCGGATGGTGCTATGGGGGCTTTGCCAGGAATCCTTGCGGAGTACCGGAATCAACCAGCATTAACATCTTGCAAGTCGGTGCAACTATCGGGTGAAATTGTGCGCGGTGTTCGGGAGACTCATGATGGTGATTACGATATTGAGGCGTCCCTTCCTGCCATTGTGACGGTTACAGATAAAGCAGATAAACCTCGATTCCCTAATTTCAAGGGCATTATGGCTGCTAAGAAGGCAGAAATCACCACGCTTAGTTTAAGCGAGATCGGGGTGGCGCCGGAGCAGGTTGGCTTGGGGCACGCATCCACCGCAGTTACCTCAGCGAACGCGCGGCCAGCACGAAGCCAGGGTGACGTGATTCGTGGTGACGCAGCGACGGCTGCACAGAAGATTGTTGATTTCTTAGAGGCGGAGAACCTGCTGTAA
- a CDS encoding RDD family protein produces MDSTTDPTQQRQNEPTPRSSININRWQPRRSWVKTIGSTPSSITRRGVALIIDLIIVATATALVENMWRYMMGWQAPANIALVIFAMLGLYKAAGEGLFGRSVGKKLLGIEVEYGNRSFGTGNLVKACVRNAWWGSAFALDPITEWAAPIFSLIFWLSFLSIVIDKDRLSPMDLFTRSIVVKSEYLVDSDSEY; encoded by the coding sequence ATGGACTCTACTACCGACCCCACCCAACAACGGCAAAATGAGCCGACTCCACGGTCATCAATCAACATAAATAGGTGGCAACCAAGGCGATCGTGGGTCAAGACTATTGGGTCCACCCCGTCTTCCATAACGCGCCGGGGTGTTGCCCTGATCATCGACCTCATCATTGTGGCCACAGCAACCGCGTTGGTGGAAAATATGTGGCGGTACATGATGGGGTGGCAAGCACCGGCAAATATTGCGCTGGTGATTTTCGCCATGCTTGGACTTTATAAAGCCGCGGGTGAGGGCTTATTTGGCCGCAGCGTAGGAAAGAAACTATTAGGCATTGAGGTGGAGTACGGCAACCGTAGCTTTGGTACGGGAAACCTTGTTAAAGCCTGCGTGCGTAACGCTTGGTGGGGAAGTGCTTTCGCGCTAGACCCAATTACCGAATGGGCGGCACCAATTTTCAGTTTGATCTTCTGGTTGTCGTTCCTGTCCATCGTGATCGACAAAGATCGGCTCAGTCCTATGGATCTTTTTACTCGATCCATTGTGGTTAAAAGCGAATATCTAGTGGATAGTGATTCCGAATACTGA
- a CDS encoding electron transfer flavoprotein subunit alpha/FixB family protein, translating to MSNSYVLVEYSGDQVLDATADLITAAKVFGAVTAVIVSAPGAHTKLHDQLRAMGADAIVAAEAADLDSRIVLPAVDALSMLAAGAPAPIVLDAGAHGNEIAGRLAARLASGVLCDVVGINADRTAAMSIFGDSIEVTAAVGGSSPIYTVRPGAITATDNAAGAGTFSSFALPAATVKDVKVTNFVPAAKGDRPELTAAKVVVAGGRGVESEDNFHTVVEPLADALGGAVGATRDVVDLGWYPPQFQVGQTGVTVSPDVYIGLGVSGAIQHTSGMQTANKIIVVNNDEDAPFFQIADLGVVGDLHEIVPEVVAEIARRRA from the coding sequence ATGTCTAATTCTTATGTTCTGGTCGAGTATTCCGGCGATCAGGTTCTTGATGCTACAGCGGATCTCATTACCGCTGCCAAGGTTTTCGGTGCGGTAACGGCAGTTATCGTTTCCGCGCCCGGCGCGCACACCAAGCTTCACGATCAATTGCGTGCCATGGGGGCTGACGCGATCGTTGCAGCAGAAGCTGCGGATCTTGATTCGCGAATTGTGTTACCAGCTGTGGATGCGTTAAGTATGTTAGCCGCAGGTGCCCCTGCCCCGATTGTGTTGGATGCAGGAGCGCATGGCAATGAAATTGCTGGCCGGTTAGCTGCCCGACTGGCCTCGGGCGTATTGTGCGATGTTGTTGGCATTAATGCTGATAGAACTGCGGCTATGAGTATTTTTGGTGATTCCATTGAGGTGACCGCAGCGGTTGGTGGTTCCAGTCCGATTTATACTGTTCGGCCTGGTGCAATTACCGCGACTGATAATGCGGCTGGGGCGGGGACGTTTTCCAGCTTCGCTCTTCCTGCCGCCACGGTTAAGGATGTCAAGGTTACCAATTTTGTTCCAGCCGCTAAAGGCGATCGGCCGGAGTTAACCGCTGCTAAGGTCGTTGTGGCTGGTGGTCGGGGAGTGGAGTCTGAAGATAATTTCCACACCGTTGTAGAGCCGCTTGCCGACGCGCTTGGGGGTGCGGTTGGTGCCACCCGTGATGTGGTTGATTTGGGTTGGTATCCGCCACAGTTCCAGGTGGGGCAAACGGGTGTGACTGTTTCTCCTGATGTGTATATCGGATTGGGGGTTTCCGGTGCGATTCAGCATACGTCCGGCATGCAAACAGCAAATAAGATCATTGTGGTCAATAACGATGAAGACGCACCGTTTTTCCAGATCGCAGACTTAGGTGTCGTTGGTGATCTACATGAGATAGTGCCAGAAGTGGTTGCCGAAATAGCTAGGCGGCGCGCTTAA
- a CDS encoding spermidine synthase: protein MGRKRGKQQHSASKSRRETTGTQPCAGIYETSTGTVELRPDAYRSGAWEILVNGVPSSHISDNPAQLDYEYMRWISIGVSAFIDNNLDPDRLRITHLGGGACTLAWHFADRYPSSRNTVVEIDAKLATLVRDWFPIPAAPRVKIRVGDARTVLESVQPNSRDVIIRDVFSGAITPHSLTTIQFARMAARALAANGLYVANCGDHKELTVARSELMTLAKVFPHVAAIADPPMFKGRRYGNIILLASTLPLPTSGDAMAAALTRQLLGGAVPAQYKDEAEVREFMQGGTVLVDV from the coding sequence ATGGGCAGAAAGCGTGGTAAGCAGCAACATTCGGCGTCGAAAAGCAGGCGGGAGACTACCGGCACGCAACCTTGTGCGGGAATATATGAAACATCCACCGGGACAGTGGAACTGCGGCCGGATGCTTATCGATCAGGCGCGTGGGAAATTTTGGTTAATGGGGTGCCGTCTAGTCATATTTCGGATAATCCGGCCCAGTTGGACTATGAGTACATGCGTTGGATTTCGATCGGTGTTTCTGCATTCATTGACAATAATCTTGATCCAGACCGGTTGCGGATTACTCATCTGGGCGGAGGTGCGTGCACGTTGGCGTGGCATTTTGCCGATCGCTACCCAAGCTCGCGCAATACTGTGGTTGAGATCGATGCAAAGCTTGCGACGTTAGTGCGTGACTGGTTTCCGATTCCAGCCGCACCTCGGGTGAAAATTCGGGTAGGCGATGCCCGCACAGTACTAGAATCGGTGCAGCCAAACAGCCGGGATGTGATCATTCGAGATGTGTTTTCCGGCGCGATAACTCCCCATAGTTTAACGACGATTCAGTTCGCTCGTATGGCTGCGCGAGCATTAGCAGCAAATGGGTTATATGTGGCAAATTGTGGTGATCATAAGGAGCTAACTGTTGCCCGGTCGGAATTAATGACATTGGCTAAGGTTTTTCCGCATGTCGCCGCAATCGCGGATCCGCCAATGTTTAAAGGACGTCGCTACGGCAACATCATTTTGCTAGCCTCCACATTACCGCTTCCCACCAGTGGTGATGCTATGGCAGCGGCTTTGACCCGGCAGCTGCTAGGCGGAGCGGTGCCTGCCCAGTATAAGGACGAGGCTGAGGTTCGGGAGTTTATGCAAGGTGGAACTGTGCTTGTCGACGTTTAA
- a CDS encoding alpha/beta hydrolase: protein MRKLALGAALTACIAIAAGTVPVVSAQESTAPSVVTPVQDATKDADAGTQPAPESDENSGSGLSEDGLSSGNKPGDAIDPDTPTADATVENTPLADRMRAAAASAQPSVITANPPAPIVHEFNDEKWRDKIKYYSGAIDNQGRPRVMEFAATSPSMNNRTIPLAVIRAKEPNRPILYLLNGAGGGEQSTTWLSYNETINFYLDKNINVVIPMRGAFSYYVDWAEDVDGTEYIKGPQRWETFLTQELPKPLESHDLIQANDKRGIAGLSMSATSSLLLAARNPGFYNAVGSFSGCAATSKTLPSLFTKFTLDRDGISPQNVFGPKGSQRAIEHDALIQAEGLRGSQIYVSNGSGLISDRETLNGLIKNEAEEASLAAFTTSSDIAVVGGLIEAGTNACTHDLRVKLNRLDIPADFKFRNVGVHTWYYWVNDMKDSWPTFARGFGIEGESD, encoded by the coding sequence ATGCGGAAACTGGCTCTTGGCGCAGCACTTACAGCGTGCATCGCGATAGCTGCAGGAACTGTGCCAGTGGTTTCGGCGCAAGAATCCACCGCCCCTTCGGTGGTTACGCCGGTGCAGGACGCAACAAAAGATGCAGATGCTGGCACGCAACCGGCACCAGAATCAGATGAAAACAGCGGATCAGGGCTTTCTGAGGATGGGTTGTCCTCGGGTAATAAACCAGGTGACGCGATTGATCCTGATACCCCAACCGCTGACGCCACGGTCGAAAACACCCCGCTTGCTGATCGGATGCGTGCCGCTGCGGCATCCGCCCAACCATCGGTGATTACCGCAAACCCTCCAGCACCTATAGTCCACGAGTTCAACGATGAAAAGTGGCGGGATAAGATCAAATACTATTCAGGCGCCATCGACAACCAAGGGCGCCCGCGGGTAATGGAGTTTGCGGCTACTTCCCCTTCGATGAATAACCGCACGATTCCGTTGGCAGTTATTCGTGCAAAAGAACCGAATCGTCCGATCCTATATCTGCTTAACGGCGCAGGTGGCGGCGAGCAGTCGACCACCTGGCTCAGCTATAACGAGACGATCAATTTCTACCTTGATAAAAATATCAATGTGGTCATTCCGATGCGCGGTGCATTCTCCTATTACGTCGACTGGGCTGAGGACGTCGACGGTACGGAATATATAAAGGGACCACAGCGTTGGGAAACGTTTCTCACCCAGGAACTTCCAAAACCGTTAGAAAGCCATGATCTCATTCAGGCAAACGACAAGCGCGGCATTGCTGGTCTGTCTATGTCGGCAACATCATCTCTGCTGTTAGCCGCCCGCAACCCAGGTTTCTACAACGCCGTCGGGTCGTTCTCAGGGTGTGCAGCAACATCCAAGACCTTGCCATCGCTGTTTACCAAGTTCACCCTCGACCGGGATGGAATTAGCCCACAAAACGTATTCGGCCCCAAAGGCAGCCAACGCGCCATTGAACACGACGCCCTCATTCAGGCGGAGGGTCTGCGTGGTTCCCAGATCTATGTCTCCAACGGTTCCGGTCTAATCTCCGACCGAGAGACGCTCAATGGTCTGATTAAAAACGAGGCAGAAGAGGCATCATTGGCTGCGTTTACCACTTCCTCAGACATCGCGGTAGTCGGTGGGCTAATTGAGGCTGGCACCAATGCCTGCACCCACGATCTTCGGGTGAAATTAAACCGGCTAGATATTCCAGCAGACTTCAAGTTCCGAAACGTTGGCGTCCATACCTGGTACTACTGGGTTAACGACATGAAGGATTCCTGGCCGACCTTTGCCCGTGGTTTCGGCATAGAAGGAGAATCAGACTAA
- a CDS encoding uroporphyrinogen decarboxylase/cobalamine-independent methonine synthase family protein: MTVVAYNLGPMPGRLATDLVAAADVITSETGSLRTFPRLPHRGLGGDLVGTTCALIPQLPVEPGPRSWRLSARPQLFTRRLWDQVQRDGDMVEEQWSASTAPVQLEVLGPWALATAVELPNGHRAVTDSGALRDITEVLSHGITEHAAQLGRRFGSVVDVLLVEPWLAPLESGTLPGTSDFDVIARVHAKELGERLHAVCLALRGGGIRTVRISQIGVTPVLDIAQLAAADTMVLELEAIHGASMLDTVGEILSAGISLGIGCTLPKARPEFAREVALKVASLFDELSFGRSHITEKVEITTTTFLDSLPLIDAAHTLQTARLAADILNTDAGNL; encoded by the coding sequence ATGACTGTCGTTGCGTATAACCTCGGCCCGATGCCGGGACGCTTAGCTACCGACCTTGTTGCAGCCGCAGATGTTATCACCAGTGAAACCGGCAGCTTGCGAACTTTTCCAAGACTACCTCACCGCGGGTTAGGCGGAGATTTGGTCGGCACCACATGTGCGCTTATTCCTCAGCTACCAGTTGAACCTGGGCCGCGCAGCTGGCGATTAAGCGCCCGGCCACAACTATTCACCCGCAGGCTGTGGGATCAAGTTCAACGCGACGGTGACATGGTGGAAGAGCAGTGGTCTGCCTCAACTGCTCCGGTGCAACTTGAAGTGCTCGGCCCGTGGGCATTAGCCACAGCGGTAGAGTTGCCCAACGGGCACCGGGCAGTAACGGATTCCGGTGCCCTACGAGACATAACCGAGGTTTTAAGCCACGGAATAACCGAACACGCAGCCCAACTTGGTCGCAGATTCGGCAGTGTGGTCGATGTATTGCTGGTGGAACCGTGGTTGGCTCCGCTTGAGTCAGGAACCCTGCCCGGAACCTCCGATTTTGATGTGATTGCCCGGGTGCACGCCAAAGAACTCGGAGAACGTTTACATGCCGTGTGTTTGGCGCTGAGAGGTGGCGGAATCCGTACAGTGCGGATTTCCCAAATCGGCGTAACCCCAGTTCTCGACATCGCGCAGTTAGCCGCGGCAGACACCATGGTTTTGGAATTAGAGGCAATACATGGGGCCAGCATGCTTGATACCGTCGGTGAGATTCTTAGCGCTGGCATTTCTCTTGGTATTGGGTGCACCCTGCCAAAAGCTCGCCCGGAATTCGCCCGAGAAGTTGCGCTTAAGGTTGCATCGCTTTTCGACGAACTATCCTTCGGTCGCAGTCACATTACCGAAAAAGTAGAGATAACCACCACCACATTTTTAGATTCCCTACCTCTTATCGATGCCGCCCATACTCTCCAAACAGCCCGGTTAGCTGCCGATATTTTAAACACCGACGCCGGAAATCTTTAG
- the mnmA gene encoding tRNA 2-thiouridine(34) synthase MnmA, with product MRVLAAMSGGVDSAVAAARAVKAGHDVVGVHLALSQDPQAVRESSRGCCSLEDSADARRVCDKLGIPFYVWDFSDRFKADVIDDFVESYERGETPNPCLRCNEKIKFAALLERGIALGFDAVVTGHYARLTQPVDGGDGYLRRGIDPEKDQSYVLGVLGSHEIAHCMFPVGDTLKPDIRKEAANLGFSVASKPDSYDICFIPDGNTQVFLGNRIGIRRGVIVDTAGNTLKEHDGAWNFTIGQRKGLDIKQPAADGKPRYVTDIDAETGTVTVGSRDDLAVGIINADRLKYLHPLMRSGNFDCEVQVRAHGSVVPCRAEVNTGTDQMTLRLEKPLSGVARGQAAVLYLPDEEGDIVLGSGTICGTVSTTALAAEPETQ from the coding sequence ATGCGAGTGCTCGCAGCCATGAGCGGTGGCGTAGATTCAGCAGTAGCTGCGGCCCGCGCAGTTAAAGCTGGACACGACGTCGTCGGCGTTCATCTTGCCTTAAGCCAGGACCCCCAAGCCGTCCGGGAATCTTCCAGGGGGTGTTGTTCCCTGGAAGATTCCGCCGATGCGCGCCGGGTCTGCGACAAACTTGGCATTCCGTTTTACGTGTGGGATTTCTCCGACCGATTCAAAGCCGACGTCATCGACGATTTCGTAGAGTCCTACGAACGCGGCGAAACCCCGAACCCGTGTTTGCGGTGCAATGAGAAAATCAAATTCGCCGCACTTTTGGAGCGAGGTATTGCCCTTGGCTTCGATGCTGTGGTCACTGGACATTACGCACGATTAACTCAGCCAGTCGACGGTGGGGACGGTTACCTTAGGCGGGGAATAGACCCGGAAAAAGACCAATCCTATGTGCTAGGAGTTTTAGGCAGCCACGAAATCGCCCACTGCATGTTCCCGGTAGGCGATACTCTCAAACCAGATATCCGCAAGGAAGCCGCCAACTTAGGCTTCTCGGTGGCCAGCAAACCAGATTCTTACGATATTTGTTTCATCCCAGATGGCAATACCCAAGTATTTTTAGGCAACCGGATCGGGATTCGTCGCGGCGTCATCGTCGATACCGCAGGCAATACCTTAAAAGAACACGATGGTGCCTGGAATTTCACCATTGGTCAACGCAAAGGCCTTGATATTAAGCAGCCCGCAGCAGATGGAAAGCCTCGATACGTCACTGATATTGACGCTGAGACCGGAACCGTGACCGTGGGATCACGTGATGATCTAGCAGTAGGGATCATCAACGCTGATCGGTTGAAATACCTGCACCCACTAATGCGCAGCGGAAACTTTGACTGCGAGGTTCAGGTACGAGCCCACGGCTCCGTAGTTCCATGCCGTGCCGAGGTAAATACAGGTACCGACCAGATGACACTGCGGCTAGAAAAGCCACTCTCCGGTGTGGCTCGAGGCCAAGCGGCAGTTTTGTATCTGCCCGATGAAGAAGGAGACATAGTTTTAGGTTCCGGCACTATTTGCGGCACGGTATCGACTACAGCGTTGGCTGCGGAACCTGAAACGCAATAG
- a CDS encoding 3'-5' exonuclease, with product MEISTELLQTQFDPMKVLSFDLETTSANPFEARIVTSALIRVDSEGAHPYEMLADPGIPIPEAAANVHGITTEYAQQHGRPHDDVLKETLEKISQAWADGYTLIVYNAAYDLTVLHSLEPSFVVAGPVYDPFVVDKVLDPYRKGKRTLTDLCEEYNVRLDNAHEATSDALAAARIAWVQAKRRFAGRIKDLTLEELMEFQAVGYYNSQTDLKKYLESRGRDASDVNTTWPMQNSD from the coding sequence ATGGAAATCTCCACTGAACTGTTGCAAACGCAATTCGATCCCATGAAGGTGTTAAGTTTCGACTTGGAAACCACATCGGCTAATCCGTTTGAAGCAAGAATTGTCACTTCGGCGTTAATTCGGGTCGATTCTGAAGGTGCTCATCCTTATGAGATGCTGGCTGATCCTGGTATTCCGATTCCGGAGGCAGCTGCGAATGTTCATGGAATAACGACAGAATACGCGCAGCAGCATGGCAGGCCGCATGATGATGTGTTGAAAGAGACTCTTGAGAAAATTTCGCAAGCGTGGGCTGATGGTTACACCTTGATCGTGTATAACGCAGCATACGATCTCACAGTTTTGCATTCGCTTGAACCCTCGTTTGTGGTAGCGGGACCAGTGTATGATCCTTTCGTTGTGGATAAGGTGCTTGATCCGTACCGTAAGGGTAAGCGCACCTTAACTGATTTATGTGAGGAATATAACGTCCGGTTGGACAATGCCCATGAGGCGACCAGTGATGCTCTGGCTGCCGCGCGCATTGCGTGGGTTCAGGCAAAACGACGGTTTGCTGGGCGGATTAAGGATCTCACATTGGAAGAGCTGATGGAGTTTCAAGCGGTCGGGTATTACAACTCCCAAACGGATTTGAAAAAATACCTGGAAAGTCGGGGGCGGGATGCCTCCGATGTCAATACCACCTGGCCGATGCAAAATTCAGATTAG
- a CDS encoding cysteine desulfurase family protein — MRYFDHAATTVMRESAREAWCKASYEFNPAGQYQLGRRARSVLEDAREQVAALVGCEPIEVIFTASGTEADNIALKGLWRARSDVSSRVISTAIEHSAVFDTVRYLETLGANLELLPADSSGFVYDPADVFSEPAAVATCMWANNETGAIQDVAQFGEKLARTGTPFHIDAVQVLGKLPIKFSELNATTLAGSGHKFGGPRGAGILIAKRSPAPEPLFHGGGQERGIRSGTVDVAGAAGLAAALQEACDEMDSQQRRLREFKCLLIDAIQAAVPDVQLNTPQHSLSTHVNISIPGAEGDSLIMLLDSHGIAASTGSACANGVNRASRVLLAQGLSESLARGTLRLSMGYTTTEEDVNYLIDKLPKVIAQAKRAGMA, encoded by the coding sequence ATGCGATACTTCGATCACGCTGCGACTACTGTCATGCGGGAGTCAGCCCGGGAGGCGTGGTGTAAGGCGAGTTATGAATTCAACCCGGCTGGTCAATATCAATTGGGCAGGCGGGCGCGTAGCGTGCTTGAGGATGCTAGGGAACAGGTCGCTGCGCTTGTTGGCTGTGAGCCTATCGAAGTGATATTTACTGCTTCAGGTACGGAAGCAGACAATATTGCGCTTAAGGGTTTGTGGCGGGCACGCAGTGATGTGTCGTCACGGGTGATTAGCACCGCTATTGAGCATTCTGCGGTGTTTGATACTGTGAGGTATCTCGAAACTTTAGGTGCCAACCTTGAGTTGTTACCAGCGGATTCTTCAGGTTTCGTCTATGACCCTGCGGATGTTTTCTCTGAACCAGCTGCGGTCGCTACGTGTATGTGGGCTAATAATGAAACTGGTGCGATTCAAGACGTTGCGCAGTTTGGTGAGAAGTTAGCTCGTACTGGGACACCGTTTCATATTGATGCGGTTCAGGTTTTAGGAAAACTTCCGATTAAGTTTAGTGAGCTTAATGCCACTACCTTGGCTGGCAGCGGACATAAATTCGGTGGTCCGCGTGGGGCGGGAATCTTGATAGCTAAGCGTTCGCCTGCCCCGGAGCCTTTGTTTCATGGCGGTGGACAGGAGCGTGGTATTCGTTCCGGTACTGTCGATGTGGCTGGTGCAGCGGGGCTCGCTGCCGCGTTGCAGGAAGCTTGTGATGAGATGGATAGCCAACAGCGGCGACTTCGTGAGTTTAAGTGCTTGCTTATCGACGCCATCCAGGCAGCGGTTCCGGATGTGCAGCTTAATACCCCGCAGCATTCGCTTTCTACTCACGTCAATATCAGTATTCCAGGTGCTGAAGGCGACAGTCTGATTATGTTGTTGGATTCCCATGGCATCGCCGCCAGTACGGGTTCGGCCTGTGCCAATGGTGTTAACCGTGCTTCACGGGTTTTGCTTGCCCAGGGGCTTTCGGAAAGCCTTGCGCGTGGCACGCTTCGACTCAGTATGGGGTATACCACCACTGAGGAAGACGTCAACTATCTCATCGACAAGTTGCCAAAGGTCATCGCGCAAGCCAAACGTGCGGGCATGGCATAA